The sequence TCTTCGGTTTTACCCGAAAACATTGATCCACAAATAACTTCAATCCACCCAAATTGTTCTTTGTGATTTACTGTATTTTCGAGAAACATTTTGTATTTTTCTACCTTTAAAAATGAATAGTTTTTATTACTTTGTACTGGTAATAAATCGACGTAAAAATGTGCTGTTTTACATTTTTTCAAAAGTAGAAAATTTTTATCAAACGGGAGATTGGGAAATGCTTATTAACAGAAATAAAAAACATCTTTAAAATATCTCTCGGTTTTATTCAGGATTAAAGACATTCAGGCATCAAATACACTAAAATACCTTATTCACTATAATTTCAACAGTTATGAAAAAAAAATTGGAAGCTGATTTAATCAGCATTGCACATCGAATTTTAAAACTTAAAAACAAATCCGATATCAATCAATTATATCTTGAAACACAGAAATTATATGAAAAACTGGCTATTTTAAAATTTGTTGATGAAAATTTTGACGAAGCAAAACCAACAATCAGCTATAGCGAAATCAGCTCTGAAATCGAAACTATTTTTGACAAAGAAGAAGAAATAGTTTCAGTTGATGACGAAACTCCAATTCCTGTTGAAGAAATTAAAGCAGAAAAAGCTCCAAAACCAGCAATTGTTGAAGAAATAGTTGCCGAAATTCCAGAAGAAACAACTCCAGAGCCAATTGAAGAAGAAACTCAGGAATCCATTGAAGAACCAATTGTTGAAAAAGAGGAAGAAGCTGAAGCAGTGAAAGAAACTGAAACTGTGGAAAGTGTTAAAGATCCAATTATCGAAAAAATCCAAGCAGCTGTTTCTGAAGCTAAAAAAACGATCGAAGCAAATGATCTTTCATTTAAAACAGTCAACGATTCAAATCCGATTCCAGATTTCAAGCCACTTTTTGAATTAGAAAAACCGGAAGAGAAAATTGAAGAAAAAGTAGAATCTAAGATCGAAAGTTCATCAAAACCTACAATTGCATTTGAAGATTTTGGAATTAATTATGCCGATACACAGTTTGTAAAAGTAGATAGTTTTGAAGCTGTTCCTTCAACTCCTTTTCCATCACTTAACGAAATTCAAGAGACGAAAATCGAAACTGAGGTTCTGGAAACTCCGGCCGAACCAAAACCTGTAACCCTAAATGAAAAACTGGCAAAAGGTTTCCATATTGATTTGAATGACCGAATTGCTTTTACCAAAAATCTTTTTGGAAACAGCACCGAAGATTATAGCCGAGTTTTAAATCAGCTTTTGACTTTTGATTCTTACGCCGAAGTGAAAGAATTTATTGAAAACATGGTAAAACCAGATTATAATAATTGGGAAGGAAAAGACGATTACGCTGAGCGTTTTCTAGGAATTATCGAGAAAAAATTTGCATAAAAAGCAAACACTAATTACACAAATTAACACTAATTCATTTGCTTGGCGGAATTTCATACACATTAAAAATTTGTGCCAATCTGTGTAATTCGTGTTTAAATATCAAAATTAAATATGTCAAAATTATATATCGTTCCAACGCCAATTGGCAATCTTGAAGACATGACTTTCAGAGCCATTCGGGTTTTGAAAGAAGTCGATTTGATTTTGGCCGAAGACACCCGCACAAGCGGAAAATTGTTGAAGCATTTTGAAATTGGCACGCACATGCACAGCCATCATATGCACAACGAACACAAAACAACCGAAAACCTAATTGCCCGTTTAAAAGCTGGCGAAACCATCGCTTTGATTTCAGACGCAGGAACTCCGGCGATTTCAGATCCTGGCTTTTTATTGACGCGCGCTTGTGTAGAAAATAAAATTGAAGTTGAATGCCTTCCGGGCGCAACGGCTTTTGTTCCCGCGCTTGTAAACAGCGGACTACCAAATGATAAATTTGTTTTTGAAGGTTTTCTGCCTGATAAAAAAGGCCGTCAGACTCGATTTTTGGCTTTAGCCGAAGAAACCCGAACGATGATTTTATACGTTTCTCCTCATAAACTCGTTAAGACTTTAGCAGAATTTGTTCAATATTTTGGAGAAGACCGACAAGTTTGTGTTTCAAGAGAATTATCAAAATTACATGAAGAAAATGTACGCGGAACTGCAAAAGAAGTTTTGGCACATTTTGAAAAAACAGCACCGCGTGGCGAAATTGTCGTTGTCGTTGCTGGAAAAATAATAACAAAAGAACCTAAGAAAAGTAAGTTTTCTAAGGACGAAGAATAATAAATAATTATTTCAGCCACAGATTAAAATGATTAACACTGATTGATTAAAAATCCGCCACGACCCGAGCGATAGCGAACAGGAGAAGCAATTTCACGAATTTACACGAATTGAATTTGTGAAAATTTGTGCAATTCGTGGCAAAAACAAAAATCCTTTTTAATCTTTTCAATCTGTGGCAAAAAAAAAATTAAACTATAATCATGAGCATACAAGCCTTTTTAGAAAAAGTAAAACAAACTCCAACACAAATCACATTTCCTGAAACTATTGCAGTAATCGAAGAAAACTACAATTTTACTCCAACTGCTTTTCAAAACGGAACACAGCATAACGCAGCAGGAGAAAATTCTGGTTCTTGCAAATTGTTTTCTTTTGCAAAACTGCAAAACTTAAGCAAAGAAGAAACATTAGCATGTTTTGGCGCTTTCTATTTTGAAGAAGTTTTAGGTGATCCAAATGGAACAAATCATCAAAACATTAGAAACTTCATTAACTTAGGTTGGGACGCAATTCAATTTGAAGGAAATGCTTTAGAAGCAAAATAATTTTAGATTTTAGAATGTAGATTTTAGATTTACCAAACTCTACTTTATTCTAAACTCAAAAAAACTTTGTCAAAGCTTAAAACTTTGACAAAGTTAAAAAACCAAATAGTTCTGTCATTTTCGATAACCATCGAGACTGATTAGAAAAAAAATAAACACATAGAAACATAGATTTTATTTTTAATTAAAAGAAATTAGAAAGAAACTAGTTTCTAACACATAGAGCTATGTGAATTTATGCAAGTGAAACACCTTTTTTAAAGTTTCCAATGAGCTATGATTCTATGTGTTTTAAAAAAAATTCACCTACCAGATTAAACGATTTCACGAATCTGAAATCTAAAATCTAAAATCTACAATAAAAAATGCGTTGGACCTTAAAACCAAAACCTTCTGAAGAAAAAGTCAAACATTTGGCACAAGCTTTAAATGTAGAAGATTTTGTTGCAACGCTATTGATTCAGCGCGGCATTGAAACTTTTGACGATGCGAAGAATTTCTTTCGCCCTTCTTTAGAGCATTTGCATGATCCGTATTTGATGAAAGATATGGACAAAGCCGTTGCCCGAATTGAATTAGCGATTGAAAATCAAGAAAATATTCTGGTTTTTGGCGATTATGATGTTGACGGGACAACAGCGGTTTCTTTGGTTTCTTCGTATTTAAAATCACATTATCCAAATATAGCTACTTACATTCCGGATCGTTACGACGAAGGTTACGGAATCTCTTACAAAGGAATTGACTACGCAGACGACAACGGAATTTCTTTGATTATCGCTTTAGACTGCGGCATAAAATCAATTGATCATATCGCTTACGCGAAAGCAAAAAACATCGATTTTATTATTTGCGATCACCACCGTCCCGGCGACATTCTTCCAGATGCGGTTGCTGTTTTAGATCCAAAAAGAGAAGATTGCAATTATCCTTATGATGAATTATGCGGTTGTGGTGTTGGTTTTAAATTGATTCAGGCTTTAGGGCAAAATAGAAATGAAACTACGGAAGACCTGATTCCATATCTCGATTTGGTTGCCACTGCAATTGCCGCCGATATTGTTCCGATTACAGGAGAAAATCGTGTTTTGGCCTATTTCGGATTGAAAGTAATCAACAGCGAACCAAGACCCGGAATTAAGGCTTTAGTTCATCAAGTAAAAAAGAAAGTTCTTGATATTACTGATGTGGTTTTTATTATTTCACCCCGAATTAATGCCGCCGGAAGAATCAAACACGGAAATCATGCTGTAGAACTTTTAACCGAATTTGATCTTGAACAAGCACAGCAATTCGCATCGGAAATAGAACAATATAATGCCGACCGAAAAGATTTAGACAAAAAAATTACCAAAGAAGCATTTCAGCAAATTATAGAAAATAAGGAAGAAGAACGTTTTTCAACCGTCGTTTTTCAAGAAGACTGGCACAAAGGTGTAATCGGAATTGTAGCTTCAAGATTGATTGAAACCTATTATCGTCCGACTTTGGTTTTCACAAAAAGTGGCGACAAATATGCCGCTTCGGCTCGATCAGTAAAAGGTTTTGATGTTTATAATGCACTTGATGCTTGCGCAGAACATTTGGAACAATTTGGAGGCCATATGTATGCAGCTGGAATGACTTTAAAAGCTGAGAATTATCAAACTTTCAAAGATGCTTTTGAGAAACAAGTTTCAGAAACAATTTCACCAGAAATGCTGACTCCAGAAATTGAGATCGATGCCGAAATAAATTTCTCGGATATAACGCCAAAACTCATTCGGATTTTAAAACAATTTGAGCCTTTTGGCCCACAGAATATGACGCCGGTTTTTATGACAACAGATGTTAAAGATACGGGTTATGCAAAAACCTTAGGTTCAGAAGACGAACATTTAAGACTCTTCGCCAAACAATCTAATTCAGACGGAATAGCTGCAATTGGTTTTGGACTCGGAAAAAAAATAGATATTACAAAAAATCAAAATACGTTTCAACTAGCATATACAATTGCCGAAAATGAATGGAATGGAACGGTTTCAACACAGCTTATGCTGAAAGACATTAGAACAAATGGAAGAAATTAAATCAAATAAACCAGATCCGTATCAAGCGCTTCGTTATAGAGAATTCAATGTGTATTTATTACTGCGCTTCTGTATGGTTTTTGCCTGGGCAATGCAGTTTATCGTGATCGAATGGGAAGTTTATAGCTTGACTAAAAACCCGCTTTCGTTAGGAATTATTGGTTTGATGGAAGTAATTCCAGCTGTTGGAATGGCATTATTTGCCGGACATATTGTCGATCAAAGCGAAAAGAAAGGACTATTGGTAAAATGTATTCTGGGATTTTCCGTAATTAGTTTTGGATTGTTTTTATTAACCTGGCCAAAAGTTGTCAGTGGTTGGCCAACCAATTCAATTCTGTATTCAATTTATTTTTTGGTTTTTCTTGGCGGTTTAGTTCGTGCCTTTCTTGGTCCAACTACTTTCTCTCTTCAATCGCTTATTATTCCAAAAAAAGTATATCCAAATGCTTCAACTTGGAGCAGTTCGGTTTGGCAAATTGGAGCCGTAATGGGTCCTGCATTGGCTGGATTTTCAATCAACTGGATTGGCGTGCACTGGTCAATGTGTCTGGTTTTCGGATTTTCAATTCTCGCCTTAATTGCCTTGTCACAAATCAGTAAAAAACCAATCGTAAACCCGAAGATTGGAGAATCAATAAAAGACAGCCTTACAGAAGGCTTGACTTTTGTCTTCAAAAATCAAGTAGTTTTAGGTGCTTTATCGCTTGACATGATTGCTGTACTTTTTGGAGGTGCCGTGGCTTTATTGCCGGTTTTTGCTCAAGACATCTTAAAAGTTGGTTCTGAAGGATTTGGAATATTAAGGGCCGCGCCCGCTGTTGGTTCTTTTATTACAATGCTCGTTTCTGCTTATGTGCCTTTATATAAAAATGCTGGAAAGAAACTGTTAGTTGCCATTTTTGTTTTTGGATTATCGATCATTTTATTTGGTCTTTCAACTTATTTCTGGCTTTCTGTTTTTGCTTTATTTTTAAGCGGATTGGCTGACGGAATTTCTGTAGTTATTCGTCAAACCATTTTACAGCTTAAAACTCCCGATCACATGCGTGGGCGTGTTGGCGCAGTAAATTCTATTTTTGTCGGATCTTCTAATGAATTAGGTGCTTTCGAAAGTGGGGCAACTGCCAAATTAATGGGAACTGTGACTTCAGTTGTTTTTGGAGGAAGCATCACACTTTTGACCGTTTTAGGTTTTGGATTTATATCGCCTACTTTTAGAGATTTAGATTTGAAAAGAGATATGGAAGATCACCATAAATTGGATTAGAAAGAATATCTATTTTAAGAACGGTATTTTCATCTTTATTCTTTTTACCTAACCAACTAAAAATCAATTATTAACAAGATTTTTTAGCATTTTTTTATGCTTTTATTAATCAAGTGTTAATACAAACAGTATGTACCTTTGCAGCGTAAAAAAAATACCATGAAGGACATCGAACAAATATACCGCAACGATTTTGGAATTTCATTTTATTGGAAAAAAGGCAACGAAATTGTATCAGATAAAATTCAGCTGCTTTTTAAACAAATGGGATTTTATTTTTCAATTCAAGAATTAAATGAATTTCACGATCTAATTGAAGACTGCGTAACTGATCATAATGATTCTGATAGGTATAGTACAAAACGGGTTTTTGATAAGTTTTTATTAAAAACGCCTTACGTTGCGTTAGATTTAGAGATCTCACCAATTGAATTAAATTCCATAAAAGACTTGGTTGACGGTTCATTATTCCGACTTAATCTCAACGAATATATTTACGGTTCGGGTATGAACTAAAACCTGCTGAAAAAAGATTTTTTTTCAAACTTTTATGATTTTTTTATTTAGAATTAATATAAATAATATTTATATTTGTTGAAATAAAAGGATTTACAATGAGAGAAATAGAACAAATCTCTCATAACAATTTCGGAATAGCTTTTTACTGGAAACAAAACAGTCAAACCATTCATGACAAAGTGCAATTGGTTTTTAAAGAAACGGGCTTTTATTTTACCATACCAGAATTGAATCATTTTTGCGATTTAATCGAAGATAGCTTAATCGAAAATGCTTGTTGCGAAGCTTGTGAAATGAAATATTCTTGCCATAAATTTTTACTAAAAACACCATGCAATTCAATAGATTTGGCTGTAAATATGACCGAATTGAAATCAATAAAAGATTTGGTTGAAGGTTCGTTATTCAAAATTGAATTAGATGAATATGTTTACGGCGCAGGCATGAATTAAGAATTATTCTAAATATTTTAACATCATTTTTTCATTATTGAAATATATTTTGATTTGCTTCAAAAAAAAGTATATTTACGGCAATGAAAAAAACACGCATTCTCTTTGTCCTTTTACTTTTGGCAGTATGTTTAACCAACTGCAAAAACTCGTCTGACGATTATATTGACCCACGCGGTACTGATTATGCTGGATCTGAAAGCTGTATTCAATGCCATCAAACGCAATATGACATGGCTTTGAAAAGTTCTCATTTTAAAGCCACAGCAGAAGCAACTTCAGAAAATGTTTTGGGAGATTTTGACAAAGGCAATCATACTTTCATTTATGATAAAAATACCAAATTGGTCATGGAAAAGCGTGGAGATAGTCTATTCCAAGTTTTATACAAAAACGGAAAAGAAGTTCAAGCACACCGATTTGACATTGTATTTGGAGCAAAACATGCACAAACTTCAGTTTATTGGCGCAACAATAACACTTATGAGCTTCCGCTCTCCTATTATACTTCAATTCATAATTGGGCAACAAGCCCTGGATTTCCTGCAGACAAACCATACTTTGATCGAATGGTAGTCAAAGACTGCTATTCTTGCCACGCTTCAAATGCCAGCAGCAGAATGGTGAATCAAAATTCTCAAGAGCGAAATATGATGTCAATGGATGTTGAAGATATTATCAAAAAAGAGACAATAGTTTACGGAATTGATTGCGAGCGCTGTCACGGCCCAGCAAAAAAACATATTGAATTTCATCTCAAAAATCCAAATATAAAAGTTGCAAACTCAATAACAAGTTTTAAAAACCTAAACAGACAACAAAGATTGGATGCCTGCGCTCTTTGTCACGCCGGAAATGACGGAATGAAAATGAAATCACGTTTTGATTTTAAGCCCGGAAATAATTTATCTGACTTTTACAGAGATACTCGAAGCATTACCGATACCGCAAAATTTGATGTACACGGAAATCAATTCCGTTTGATGGCACAAAGCAAATGTTTCATTAAAAGTGAAAAAATGGATTGCATTTCATGTCATAATCCTCATGAAAATGCTTCTAAAAATATGGCTTCGTATTCTAAAATTTGCATGAGCTGTCATCAAGGTTTGAAGCATAAAGAAACCACTTTAAAAACAATGCCTGAGAAATTATTAGCGAGCAATTGTGTAGAATGCCACATGCCGAAAAAAGCTTCTGGAGCAATTAAATTTCAGCTTTCAAATAGCAAACAGCTTTCAGAATATATTTTGCGAACGCACAAAATTGGAATTTATACAAAATAAGCGCTAGATAATTTCGCTAGTATTACGCCATTTACAGACTTTCAACTTTTGACTTTCGACTTTCGACTTTCGACTTTTGACTTTCGACTTTTGACTTTCGACTTTTGACTTTCGACTTTTGACTTTCGACTTTCGACTTTTGACTTTCGACTTTCGACTTTCGACTTTTGACTTTCGACTAAATTATTTCTCGAATTTTTTAAGCTCAAATTTTTCTCCGTCAAAAACTCCGTACGTAAAATAGCCAATCCAGTCGCCTAGATTTACATAATTTGAATCTTCGCCAACCGGAATAATCATTGGCAAATGACGATGTCCGAAAATGAAATAATTGTAGTGTTTGGTTTCGAGTTTTCGTTTCGCGTATAAAACCAACCATTCATTTTCCTCGCCTAAAAATTTTACATCTTCATCGCCAGAAATCAATTTGTTTTTAACTGATAAATATTGAGCCAAACTTACACCAACATCTGGATGAAGCCAACGAAAAAGCCATTTTGAAAACGGATTTGTAAATACCTTTTTCATTCTTTTATAGCCTTTATCGCCAGGACCTTTTCCATCTCCGTGACCAATTAGGAACGTTTTTCCGTTAAAAGTAAATGCTGCATTATCATGATAAACCGGAATATTTAATTCGGTTTCAAAATAATCATTCATCCAAAGATCATGATTTCCAACAAAAAAATAAACTGGGATTCCGCTGTCACGAATTTCGGCTAGCTTGCCTAAAATTCGAACAAAACCTTTCGGAACAACCGTTTTATATTCAAACCAAAAATCAAATAAATCTCCCAATAAAAAAATCGCTTCCGCATCTTCCTTAACCTCATCAAGCCAAGCCACGAATTTTTTTTCACGCGGTAAACTCAATTCTGGAGTTGGCGCACCAAAATGCTGATCTGAAGCAAAATATATTTTTTTCATTTAGAGTTTTAGATTATAGACTCCTTAGAATTTTAGACTTTTGTCACTCTAAGCAAAGTCGAAGGATTGGAATTTGGAATTTCTTTTTTGGAATTTTAGATATTATCTGAAGCGTACCACTCTGCAAAAGACGACTCTGTTTCCTGAAGTTTTAATGAGAAAAGAGAAATTCCGGACGGCAAACGATTTTTAATTCTTTCAGCAAAATCAACCACCATATTTTCACTTGTTGGCTGATAATCTACCAAAATCACATGATGACCGCGGTTTTTCAATTCATTTGCCAATTCGATATGCGGTGTGGTCTGATTGAAAACAGTTGCATGATCAAATTGATCGACGATTTCTTCTTTTACAATTTTCTTTAGGTCAGAAAAGTCAATCACCATTCCGAACTTTACATTCGATCGATCTGTAATTGGCGAACCAATAACTGTTACCGATAATTTATAACTGTGTCCGTGAACGTTCTTGCATTTTCCGTCGTAACCGTACAAAGCGTGACCGGTTTCGAAACTAAATTGTTTTGTAATTCTGATATTACTCATCGATTTTTAATTTTAAGCTTGCAAATTTACAAATTAATTGCCGTTTTTAGCTCTTTTTTTAGCTCTAAGATACATCCACAAAGCAATTCCGCCCAAAACTAAAAACGGAATAAAAGATCCAATGACAACCCCAATTTGATAACCGCTATCTGGAGCATCTTTAATTTTCTCTGCAATGTCAACTTTTTGCATTAACGAAATAATAGTCATGTTCAATGATTTATATAGTGAAAACTTGATTTTAAAATATTTTTCAAAACTATGCTCGTATTTTTCTAAAATCAATGACTTATATCATACCTATTTTTTAAACTGCAACAAAGCATTTTTAGTAAAATCAGACAAAACCAATTTACCAGTAATCGCCGCACGTTCAAACAAAAGTGATTCCCATTGCTCAGTTCCTTCCCAAATAATCTTTTTCATTTCATAAAGCGCTTCAGGATTATAAGAACTTAATCTTTGGGCAAAATTTTCAACATCTTTATCTAAATTTTCGAAATCACTTATAACCGAATAAAGCCCTTTCTGAAAAGCCCAATCTGCCGATTTCCATTCGTGAGCTGCTAGAGTCATTTCAGTCATTGCCGTTTTTCCTATTTTACGAGAAACGGCTGGTTCAATCACAAAAGGACCAATTCCGATGGCTAATTCAGACAGTTTTACATCACTTTGCGGTGTTGCAAAAACATAATCGCAAGCCGAAATAATTCCGACACCGCCTCCAACAGCTTTTCCTTGTACACGGCCGATTATAATTTTATTGCAATTTCTCATGGCATTCAGCAAATGTGCAAATCCCGAAAAGAATTCTACGCCTTGTTCTTCATTTTCGACTTTTAAAAGTTCATCAAAAGAAGCACCAGAACAAAAGGTTTTTTCTCCTTCACTTTTTAAGATAATAACCGAAACATTTTCATTTCGGCTCAACGAATTAATTTCTGCTGTAAGGCGATCCAATAATTGGCGCGGAAAAGAATTACTCGCTGGATGCCCAAACTGAACGGTTGCAATAGTATTTTTAAAAGAAGTTTCTAAACTTCCGTTTGCATTTTCTAGGCTCATAAAAATTACATTTAAAGGTAAAGTTACGCTTTTGAAAATAATTCATCCGAAACTTCTGAAAATTTGTTTTTTGAGAATTAATTGACTTTATTTGTTAATGCTTTGGGGGATTAGTTCATTTGGTTTTTCAACGCATATTAAAAAGGGGGATTAGCTCATTTGGCTAGAGCGCTACGCTGGCAGCGTAGAGGTGATCGGTTCGAATCCGATATTCTCCACAATATAAAAAACCCTTGTAAATTCTGTTTTACAAGGGTTTCATTTTTTAGAAAAACTAATTCTAATTATTTCTCATTTGCTGCATCATCAGCATCCACTCTATCTTTTTCTGCTTTTTTGAAATCGTTGTTCAGCAAATTTTCCAATTTCTTTTTCTCTCGTTGATTTTTTCTGATGGTCAACACAACCAAAATCACAACCAAGATTGCCACAATTCCTATTATATTCCAATTAATATCCATAATTTAAATTTTATACTAAATATAACCTTTTAAACTATATTACATATTATCAGAATGTTAAGTATTACGCTTAGAAATTAGAAGCAGAAAATTTCGTTTTCAAAACAAGCCCCGTCCCGCTGTCCACTATATCTTTTCCCTGCTAAAGAAGCAGGAAAAAGGATGCCGTTTCCATCGGGGCTATAAGAGATTTTTTTGGGTTTCTGTAGATCTTTTTTTATTTCGATTGTGGCATTACTTTACAGGCACATATTGCAAATTCCCTCAATCGAATTCTAATCCATATCTTACATGAATTTTATACTAAGCAGAAAGCTTTTTTTACTCAAAAATTAACTATTAAGCAATTTTGTAGTTATTTTTGAATTCCATTTTAAATAAAAAACAAAAATTTAACCTTAAATTGAGAATTAATCAACATTTCATTTGTACTTTTGCAAAAAATTTGAGTACAATATGAGCCTAAACAAGGCTGAAGCATACTCAAATCTTTAAAAAAAAAGAATAAATATCTGTTTTTGAATTAAGTATCATTTTTAAATATTTCTGAATTAGTACCCCGAAATTATTAAGATAGAAAATTCATATTCTAGATAAATACCCCAAAAAGCCATAACAAAAAGTTATGGCTTTTTTTTTATTAAAAAATCTACCTCAATAAAAAAACCATTCTGATAACCTGCCGTCCACTTTATCTTTCTCTTGCTAAAGAAGTAGAAAAAAGGATGTCGATTCTATCGTAGATATTTCGTAGAAATTAAATATTGGTAAACAACATTACACGCAACTATTTGTTCCGTAGGAACTTTATAAAATTAGAAGAATTAAAACAGATCAAATATATAATCCATATTCGTGACTAATAAATAATTACTTATTTTTTAATCTATCAACATAAAAGAAAACTGATGCCCAAAGTAAGCTGACAAAAAGGATAAATATTCGAATCGAAACAAGTTTTACATCCGCATAACCTCTGAAAGTTCTAATTTCAAAAGCATTGGTGCTAATAAATTGCCAGATGCAATAAATAAAAAAAAGTGCAAAAATTAGAGACAATATTTTATATATATCGATTCATTTTTTAGTTTATAAATTTTACCTAATCAAAAACCCCATTCGAATACTTCCATAAAAATACCCAGAATTCGTATCAATCCCAGGATCTTTCAATTCTCGGCCTCGGTACAGAAAAGAATAGGATATATTGAATTTGTTGTGGCGGTATTTAATTCCTGCTTCGGCATTGAAACGAAGTGGTTCCAAATCAAAAGTTACCGGACTTGTATTACTGAACATGCTTCCCTGAATTGTCGCATCATAAAACTGATAATTGACCATCGGCATCGCGTAAAAATAAAATTCACGAATTTCATATTGCGGTTCTGAACTAACAGATGCATCATGCAAATTGGAATCGTAAATAGGCAAAAGTTTTTTAAAACCAATTCTAGTTAAAAATCCTGTTGAAACACCCGTAAAAATAGTTCCCAAATTTGCTTCCGACTGAAAATGAAGATCTATAAAATCATTGTGCCAACTTGA comes from Flavobacterium sp. KACC 22761 and encodes:
- the rsmI gene encoding 16S rRNA (cytidine(1402)-2'-O)-methyltransferase, with translation MSKLYIVPTPIGNLEDMTFRAIRVLKEVDLILAEDTRTSGKLLKHFEIGTHMHSHHMHNEHKTTENLIARLKAGETIALISDAGTPAISDPGFLLTRACVENKIEVECLPGATAFVPALVNSGLPNDKFVFEGFLPDKKGRQTRFLALAEETRTMILYVSPHKLVKTLAEFVQYFGEDRQVCVSRELSKLHEENVRGTAKEVLAHFEKTAPRGEIVVVVAGKIITKEPKKSKFSKDEE
- a CDS encoding HopJ type III effector protein, encoding MSIQAFLEKVKQTPTQITFPETIAVIEENYNFTPTAFQNGTQHNAAGENSGSCKLFSFAKLQNLSKEETLACFGAFYFEEVLGDPNGTNHQNIRNFINLGWDAIQFEGNALEAK
- the recJ gene encoding single-stranded-DNA-specific exonuclease RecJ, which gives rise to MRWTLKPKPSEEKVKHLAQALNVEDFVATLLIQRGIETFDDAKNFFRPSLEHLHDPYLMKDMDKAVARIELAIENQENILVFGDYDVDGTTAVSLVSSYLKSHYPNIATYIPDRYDEGYGISYKGIDYADDNGISLIIALDCGIKSIDHIAYAKAKNIDFIICDHHRPGDILPDAVAVLDPKREDCNYPYDELCGCGVGFKLIQALGQNRNETTEDLIPYLDLVATAIAADIVPITGENRVLAYFGLKVINSEPRPGIKALVHQVKKKVLDITDVVFIISPRINAAGRIKHGNHAVELLTEFDLEQAQQFASEIEQYNADRKDLDKKITKEAFQQIIENKEEERFSTVVFQEDWHKGVIGIVASRLIETYYRPTLVFTKSGDKYAASARSVKGFDVYNALDACAEHLEQFGGHMYAAGMTLKAENYQTFKDAFEKQVSETISPEMLTPEIEIDAEINFSDITPKLIRILKQFEPFGPQNMTPVFMTTDVKDTGYAKTLGSEDEHLRLFAKQSNSDGIAAIGFGLGKKIDITKNQNTFQLAYTIAENEWNGTVSTQLMLKDIRTNGRN
- a CDS encoding MFS transporter; the protein is MEEIKSNKPDPYQALRYREFNVYLLLRFCMVFAWAMQFIVIEWEVYSLTKNPLSLGIIGLMEVIPAVGMALFAGHIVDQSEKKGLLVKCILGFSVISFGLFLLTWPKVVSGWPTNSILYSIYFLVFLGGLVRAFLGPTTFSLQSLIIPKKVYPNASTWSSSVWQIGAVMGPALAGFSINWIGVHWSMCLVFGFSILALIALSQISKKPIVNPKIGESIKDSLTEGLTFVFKNQVVLGALSLDMIAVLFGGAVALLPVFAQDILKVGSEGFGILRAAPAVGSFITMLVSAYVPLYKNAGKKLLVAIFVFGLSIILFGLSTYFWLSVFALFLSGLADGISVVIRQTILQLKTPDHMRGRVGAVNSIFVGSSNELGAFESGATAKLMGTVTSVVFGGSITLLTVLGFGFISPTFRDLDLKRDMEDHHKLD
- a CDS encoding cytochrome c3 family protein is translated as MKKTRILFVLLLLAVCLTNCKNSSDDYIDPRGTDYAGSESCIQCHQTQYDMALKSSHFKATAEATSENVLGDFDKGNHTFIYDKNTKLVMEKRGDSLFQVLYKNGKEVQAHRFDIVFGAKHAQTSVYWRNNNTYELPLSYYTSIHNWATSPGFPADKPYFDRMVVKDCYSCHASNASSRMVNQNSQERNMMSMDVEDIIKKETIVYGIDCERCHGPAKKHIEFHLKNPNIKVANSITSFKNLNRQQRLDACALCHAGNDGMKMKSRFDFKPGNNLSDFYRDTRSITDTAKFDVHGNQFRLMAQSKCFIKSEKMDCISCHNPHENASKNMASYSKICMSCHQGLKHKETTLKTMPEKLLASNCVECHMPKKASGAIKFQLSNSKQLSEYILRTHKIGIYTK
- a CDS encoding UDP-2,3-diacylglucosamine diphosphatase, which gives rise to MKKIYFASDQHFGAPTPELSLPREKKFVAWLDEVKEDAEAIFLLGDLFDFWFEYKTVVPKGFVRILGKLAEIRDSGIPVYFFVGNHDLWMNDYFETELNIPVYHDNAAFTFNGKTFLIGHGDGKGPGDKGYKRMKKVFTNPFSKWLFRWLHPDVGVSLAQYLSVKNKLISGDEDVKFLGEENEWLVLYAKRKLETKHYNYFIFGHRHLPMIIPVGEDSNYVNLGDWIGYFTYGVFDGEKFELKKFEK
- a CDS encoding 6-carboxytetrahydropterin synthase, producing MSNIRITKQFSFETGHALYGYDGKCKNVHGHSYKLSVTVIGSPITDRSNVKFGMVIDFSDLKKIVKEEIVDQFDHATVFNQTTPHIELANELKNRGHHVILVDYQPTSENMVVDFAERIKNRLPSGISLFSLKLQETESSFAEWYASDNI
- a CDS encoding enoyl-CoA hydratase/isomerase family protein — protein: MSLENANGSLETSFKNTIATVQFGHPASNSFPRQLLDRLTAEINSLSRNENVSVIILKSEGEKTFCSGASFDELLKVENEEQGVEFFSGFAHLLNAMRNCNKIIIGRVQGKAVGGGVGIISACDYVFATPQSDVKLSELAIGIGPFVIEPAVSRKIGKTAMTEMTLAAHEWKSADWAFQKGLYSVISDFENLDKDVENFAQRLSSYNPEALYEMKKIIWEGTEQWESLLFERAAITGKLVLSDFTKNALLQFKK